A genomic segment from Chitinophaga flava encodes:
- a CDS encoding cob(I)yrinic acid a,c-diamide adenosyltransferase, translated as MKIYTKKGDQGTTALFGGKRVFKDDTRVNCYGTLDEVNSTIGLLRAKLSTDHPWQPNLHRIQKDMMDMMSHLARPSDCKKENPNPKPVDGAAFCEQWIDELEAGITTASDYFLLPGGNEISALCHVVRTQMRRGERLLVSLMKEDTIEDYIPAYINRLSDLFFILARAEMDKAGVAEEKWQLFLYKRKKTDPSIIKE; from the coding sequence ATGAAAATTTATACAAAAAAGGGAGATCAGGGTACCACAGCACTCTTCGGTGGTAAAAGAGTGTTCAAGGATGATACCCGCGTCAATTGCTACGGTACGCTCGATGAGGTCAATTCCACGATTGGCCTGCTCCGCGCCAAACTAAGCACAGATCACCCCTGGCAGCCCAATCTGCACCGTATCCAGAAAGATATGATGGACATGATGTCTCACCTGGCACGCCCATCCGACTGCAAAAAGGAAAACCCCAATCCTAAACCGGTTGATGGCGCCGCTTTCTGCGAACAGTGGATTGATGAGCTGGAAGCAGGTATCACCACGGCTTCAGATTATTTTCTGTTGCCAGGTGGTAATGAAATCTCCGCTCTCTGTCATGTGGTGCGTACCCAGATGCGTCGCGGAGAACGGCTGTTGGTATCGCTGATGAAAGAAGATACAATAGAAGATTATATCCCTGCTTATATCAACCGTCTGTCTGACCTGTTCTTTATTCTCGCCCGCGCAGAAATGGACAAAGCAGGTGTGGCAGAGGAGAAATGGCAGTTGTTCCTCTATAAAAGAAAAAAAACAGATCCATCCATCATCAAAGAATAG
- a CDS encoding NAD-dependent epimerase/dehydratase family protein, whose translation MYTILGAGGVIANELAKELVANGKKVRLVSRSPKSTAGITDLVSADITNAEQTRKAVAGSAVVFLTAGLKYDHKLWAATWPVIMTNVINACKATGAKLIFFDNVYSYGLVNGPMKEDTPYNPSSKKGKIRAAIATQLMNEVKAGNITASIARAADFYGPGADKTGFLNLLIIDKFRKKSTAMWLGKDNVTHSYTYTPDAGKGLYLLSQDDSSWNQVWHLPTTNPAPDGKGYMRMIAQQMGVKPNYLKLGGFLIRLSGLFDTTIKELGEMLYQNNYPYIFDSSKFEKHFNMKPTSYEEGIKQTIQFE comes from the coding sequence ATGTATACTATCCTTGGTGCCGGTGGCGTAATCGCAAACGAGCTGGCCAAAGAACTGGTTGCAAACGGAAAAAAAGTCCGCCTGGTGAGCCGCTCTCCCAAATCTACTGCCGGTATTACAGACCTGGTTTCTGCAGATATCACAAATGCAGAACAAACTCGTAAAGCAGTAGCCGGTTCTGCAGTGGTATTCCTCACCGCTGGTCTCAAATATGACCATAAACTCTGGGCCGCTACCTGGCCCGTTATCATGACCAACGTGATCAATGCCTGTAAAGCTACAGGTGCCAAACTGATCTTTTTCGATAACGTATATTCTTACGGGTTAGTTAACGGCCCCATGAAGGAAGATACCCCCTACAATCCCTCCAGCAAAAAGGGTAAGATCCGTGCTGCTATCGCCACCCAACTGATGAACGAAGTAAAAGCTGGTAATATCACTGCATCTATCGCCAGAGCAGCCGACTTCTACGGTCCCGGTGCCGACAAAACAGGTTTCCTTAACCTGCTCATCATCGACAAGTTCAGGAAGAAAAGCACCGCTATGTGGCTGGGAAAAGATAATGTAACTCACAGCTACACCTACACACCGGACGCCGGCAAAGGGCTTTACCTGCTCTCTCAGGATGATTCCTCCTGGAACCAGGTCTGGCACCTGCCTACTACCAACCCGGCACCAGACGGAAAAGGATATATGCGGATGATCGCACAACAGATGGGCGTAAAACCCAACTACCTGAAACTGGGAGGCTTCCTCATCCGCCTCTCCGGCCTCTTCGATACCACTATCAAGGAGCTGGGAGAAATGCTATATCAGAATAATTATCCCTACATCTTTGA
- the cobW gene encoding cobalamin biosynthesis protein CobW: MKKVPVTIVTGFLGSGKTTLISHLLRNNQGRRLAVVVNEFGAMGIDGELIKSCCENEEDIVELNNGCLCCTVQEEFLPVMLELMERKENIDHIIIETSGLALPKPLLHAFNWPDLKPQITVDAVVTVVDAVGQATGEICNRELVQAQRLSDDSLDHETPIEELFEDQLSCADLVVMTKSDLLSAEAFEQVKGIVSNQLRTGVKVITASKGQADPGVLLGIGAAAEDDLDNRHSHHEEDHANGHDHHHHDEDIQSFVVDITVPHTPESLTEKCIALVGQHEIYRIKGFIDVPGKPMRMVLQGVSQRFEHYFDRPWKASEERKTALVVIGHDLDEAAITQSLNN, translated from the coding sequence ATGAAAAAGGTTCCAGTTACCATCGTTACCGGTTTTCTCGGCTCAGGGAAAACCACGCTGATCAGCCATCTCCTGCGTAATAACCAGGGCCGTCGTCTTGCTGTGGTAGTCAATGAATTTGGCGCCATGGGCATAGACGGAGAGCTGATCAAATCATGTTGCGAAAATGAAGAAGACATCGTAGAGCTGAATAACGGCTGCCTGTGCTGTACGGTGCAGGAAGAGTTTCTGCCCGTTATGCTCGAACTGATGGAGCGTAAGGAAAATATTGATCATATCATCATCGAAACATCCGGGCTGGCCCTGCCCAAACCGTTATTACACGCCTTCAACTGGCCCGACCTGAAACCACAGATCACCGTTGATGCCGTAGTAACTGTGGTAGATGCTGTAGGACAGGCCACCGGCGAAATCTGCAACCGGGAACTGGTACAGGCACAACGCCTGTCGGATGACAGCCTGGACCATGAAACACCTATTGAGGAGTTATTTGAAGACCAGCTGTCCTGCGCGGACCTCGTAGTGATGACCAAGTCTGATCTCCTGTCTGCAGAAGCTTTTGAACAGGTGAAAGGAATCGTGAGTAATCAACTGCGTACAGGCGTTAAAGTGATCACAGCCTCCAAAGGTCAGGCTGATCCTGGCGTTTTACTGGGCATCGGTGCTGCTGCCGAGGATGATCTGGACAACCGCCATTCCCATCACGAAGAAGATCATGCCAATGGCCACGATCACCATCATCATGATGAAGATATCCAGTCTTTTGTGGTTGATATAACGGTACCGCATACACCGGAATCACTCACTGAAAAATGTATCGCGCTGGTAGGTCAGCATGAAATCTATCGTATCAAAGGTTTCATTGATGTACCCGGAAAGCCGATGCGCATGGTGTTACAGGGTGTATCCCAGCGTTTTGAACACTACTTCGATCGCCCCTGGAAAGCTAGCGAAGAGAGAAAGACCGCATTGGTAGTGATTGGCCATGATCTTGACGAAGCAGCGATTACACAATCTTTAAACAACTAA
- a CDS encoding YdcF family protein → MKKYLWMWLFICLGIQTTTAQDPGYRLLNEKNVIQNRNFYLFTLLEQLPAVNRLLQQDTAMQRVNIIYQQRLQSATALRSLLLDEPTITRLATYWPQLLQQHPAVMEELLKHMRASGFFQLYAAEPDTAILARAWKDAASGVNYIINAYTTNKGFRYPKIDSAAFYVASPAYQQAMGQLLKSTSHKDRRSTFFFQPALHAAIGLLLLNKHDECARYEPLDKTNSEAYTKVKTTDWNKYTYTALLIPGAGPGNNDPISDAGKSRCRIGAELYRKGSAPFIIVSGGHVHPYGTPYAEAVEMKKYMVNELKIPADVIMIDPYARHTTTNVRNAVRIAWKSGMPLQKRMLCVSDALQTYYVASSTFTKRCQDELGYMPAADLQQADLYYLSFLPDLKSLQANAMDPLDP, encoded by the coding sequence ATGAAGAAATATTTGTGGATGTGGCTTTTTATATGCTTAGGTATACAAACCACCACAGCCCAGGACCCCGGCTATCGTTTGCTAAACGAAAAAAATGTAATACAGAACAGGAACTTCTACCTGTTTACACTACTGGAACAACTCCCGGCTGTAAACAGGCTGCTGCAACAGGATACCGCCATGCAGCGTGTCAATATCATCTACCAGCAGCGCCTGCAGTCCGCCACGGCTTTGAGGAGCCTGTTGCTCGACGAGCCCACAATAACCCGTTTGGCAACCTACTGGCCGCAGCTGTTACAACAACATCCCGCGGTAATGGAAGAGCTGTTGAAACATATGCGTGCCTCCGGTTTCTTCCAGCTGTACGCAGCTGAACCGGATACTGCCATCCTGGCCCGCGCCTGGAAAGATGCCGCCAGTGGTGTCAACTATATCATCAATGCCTATACGACCAACAAAGGATTCCGTTATCCTAAAATAGATTCAGCTGCTTTTTATGTTGCCAGTCCGGCCTATCAGCAGGCAATGGGCCAACTCCTGAAAAGTACCAGCCACAAAGACCGTCGTAGCACTTTTTTCTTCCAGCCTGCATTACATGCGGCCATCGGACTGCTGCTACTCAATAAGCACGACGAGTGTGCCCGCTATGAGCCATTGGATAAAACTAACAGCGAAGCATATACGAAAGTTAAAACAACAGACTGGAACAAATATACTTACACCGCCCTGCTTATCCCTGGTGCAGGCCCCGGTAATAACGATCCTATCAGTGATGCCGGTAAAAGCCGTTGCCGCATTGGTGCCGAATTGTACCGCAAAGGCAGTGCACCCTTTATCATCGTATCCGGTGGACACGTGCATCCTTATGGCACGCCATACGCGGAAGCGGTGGAAATGAAAAAATATATGGTCAATGAACTCAAAATACCGGCTGATGTTATAATGATAGACCCATACGCCAGACATACTACTACCAACGTCCGCAATGCCGTGCGCATAGCCTGGAAAAGCGGAATGCCCCTGCAGAAAAGAATGCTCTGCGTATCGGATGCTCTCCAGACCTACTATGTGGCCAGCAGCACCTTTACCAAACGCTGTCAGGATGAACTGGGGTATATGCCTGCTGCCGACCTTCAACAGGCAGATCTGTACTACCTGTCTTTCCTGCCCGACCTCAAATCCCTGCAGGCAAATGCTATGGACCCTTTGGACCCGTGA
- a CDS encoding hybrid sensor histidine kinase/response regulator, which produces MYNAHERKSFFRFAVVILMVIILVTFFMIIFLRKRAADQLSAGVRDLVATKTDAGHIDKAVQLLYSADNDFRFYTLTYDPAYLHSYVASLEAVSAHIDTAIGTVSKQQQVHRLLSDKEEKTQLFLHTRLYVDSLLQLSQQWDTTAAPPVIQELKKIKLPRREQIDTIISSTSAAAQPKKKLFGRIKDAISNKSRAHEKNQEVKVIKRAADDTREQVSVLNDEALKKLQHTYQQFMRDAAQSHANMNRKEYALVMANQRLFNVLQQVLANLRQNMVAETDKKRWLLSQDIGHSLYRMDKHTYWEIPLLLLLSAIIIYGIIRLYKYDLDLLRSKQQAEKYARQKSEFVTTMSHEIRTPIHSVLGYTSQLEREQPGETASAIRNSAEMLLSVVNNVLDYTQMEGGRPLLKQEKFSPRTAIEEICTSLQVQAGIKSLQLQSNIFFPTSQQVYGDVFRLKQVLMNLIANAIKYTSKGEVTVTAHLRDGELLQVSVKDTGAGIPPNELPKIFDAFTQGRNGISKGSGLGLHIAKKIIDLHDGKIDVKSTPGKGSTFYFEIRYPAVVQTPGTVKITMPVNTPSQTTAPPANVRLLVVEDSVLNQKLLALLLDRLQVSYSITGTAEEALEIYARESFDMILTDIDLPGMDGIAFTQKIRQLPDKQKAAITIIAITGNVMDEDISLYMNCGLNDYIMKPYREEDILEKISAHGLTVI; this is translated from the coding sequence ATGTATAACGCCCACGAAAGAAAAAGTTTTTTCCGGTTTGCGGTAGTCATTCTGATGGTGATCATTCTGGTTACCTTCTTTATGATCATTTTTTTGCGGAAACGAGCAGCTGATCAGTTAAGTGCAGGCGTAAGAGACCTGGTAGCTACCAAAACCGATGCTGGCCATATAGACAAGGCTGTACAGTTATTGTATTCTGCAGATAACGATTTCCGTTTCTATACACTCACTTACGATCCGGCATACCTGCATTCCTACGTAGCTTCCCTGGAAGCTGTCAGCGCCCATATCGACACCGCCATCGGCACCGTCAGCAAACAGCAGCAGGTACATCGTCTGTTGAGTGACAAAGAAGAAAAAACCCAGCTGTTCCTTCATACCCGCCTGTATGTAGACTCCCTGCTGCAGCTCTCCCAGCAATGGGATACCACAGCTGCCCCTCCAGTGATACAGGAGCTCAAAAAAATTAAACTGCCGCGGCGTGAACAGATAGATACCATCATCAGCTCCACCTCTGCCGCTGCCCAACCGAAGAAAAAACTTTTCGGAAGGATAAAGGATGCCATCTCCAATAAGTCGCGCGCTCACGAGAAGAACCAGGAGGTAAAGGTGATCAAACGTGCTGCAGATGACACCCGTGAACAAGTCAGCGTATTAAATGACGAGGCACTGAAAAAACTGCAACACACCTATCAGCAGTTTATGCGGGACGCCGCCCAGAGCCATGCCAATATGAACCGGAAGGAGTACGCACTGGTGATGGCCAACCAGCGCCTCTTTAACGTCCTCCAGCAGGTGCTGGCCAATCTCCGGCAGAACATGGTAGCGGAAACCGATAAAAAACGCTGGCTGCTGAGCCAGGATATCGGTCACTCCCTGTACCGTATGGATAAACACACCTACTGGGAAATACCGCTGTTGCTGCTGCTCTCCGCGATCATCATATACGGCATCATCCGCCTGTATAAATATGATCTGGACCTGCTCCGCTCCAAACAACAAGCGGAGAAATATGCCCGGCAGAAAAGCGAGTTCGTGACCACCATGAGCCATGAAATCCGCACCCCTATCCACTCTGTGTTGGGATACACCAGCCAGCTGGAAAGGGAACAACCCGGAGAAACCGCTTCCGCCATCCGTAACTCCGCCGAAATGCTACTGTCTGTCGTTAATAACGTACTCGACTATACGCAAATGGAAGGAGGCAGACCTTTATTAAAACAGGAGAAGTTTTCTCCACGTACAGCCATAGAAGAAATCTGTACCAGTTTGCAGGTACAGGCCGGTATAAAGTCGCTTCAACTGCAGTCCAACATCTTTTTCCCTACTTCCCAACAGGTATACGGCGATGTTTTCCGGCTTAAACAGGTACTGATGAACCTTATCGCCAACGCCATCAAATATACCAGCAAAGGCGAGGTGACAGTCACCGCCCATCTGCGCGACGGAGAGTTGTTGCAGGTATCGGTAAAAGATACCGGCGCCGGTATCCCACCGAATGAACTACCCAAAATATTCGATGCCTTTACCCAGGGCCGCAACGGTATTTCCAAAGGCAGCGGACTGGGACTACATATTGCAAAAAAAATCATAGACCTGCATGACGGGAAAATAGATGTAAAAAGTACACCCGGAAAAGGTTCCACCTTCTATTTCGAAATCAGGTACCCCGCTGTTGTTCAGACACCCGGTACCGTTAAAATTACCATGCCCGTGAATACACCTTCCCAAACCACAGCACCTCCGGCCAATGTCAGGCTGCTGGTAGTAGAAGACAGTGTGCTGAACCAAAAGCTGCTGGCATTGCTGCTGGACAGGCTTCAGGTATCCTACTCCATCACCGGCACCGCAGAAGAAGCGCTGGAGATATACGCCCGCGAATCTTTTGATATGATCCTCACCGACATCGATCTGCCTGGTATGGATGGTATCGCTTTTACCCAAAAGATCCGGCAACTCCCCGATAAGCAAAAAGCCGCTATTACGATCATCGCCATCACCGGCAACGTTATGGATGAAGATATATCCCTCTATATGAACTGCGGGTTGAATGATTATATCATGAAACCTTACAGAGAAGAAGATATTCTTGAGAAAATCAGTGCCCACGGGCTAACTGTGATATAG
- a CDS encoding uracil-DNA glycosylase family protein, with translation MTFADHIIEFNKHIVFKGHLPKGIRIMNPFRDNPEILGVMEQFYKKFYDDKGQRRAIFGINPGRLGSGSTGVPFTDTKRMYDQCGITIEGFKTHEPSSVFIYDVIDAYGGVKKFYKKFYFTSVCPLGFTLEQPGGKEINYNYYDSSALTKAVYSFIVESIRTQLAWNLDKDICYVMGTGKNAAFFEALNKKEQFFKKIIPLEHPRFVMQYKAKTKDLYIDKYLTVMNMM, from the coding sequence ATGACTTTTGCAGACCATATCATCGAATTTAATAAGCATATTGTATTTAAAGGCCACCTGCCTAAAGGGATTCGGATCATGAATCCTTTCCGGGATAACCCTGAAATCCTCGGCGTGATGGAACAGTTTTATAAAAAGTTCTATGACGACAAGGGACAGCGCAGAGCCATTTTTGGTATCAATCCCGGCCGCCTGGGTTCAGGCAGCACCGGTGTACCCTTCACCGATACCAAACGAATGTACGACCAATGTGGCATCACCATAGAAGGGTTTAAAACCCATGAACCTTCCTCTGTGTTCATCTATGATGTGATTGATGCCTATGGTGGCGTAAAAAAGTTCTACAAAAAATTCTACTTCACCTCTGTATGCCCGCTTGGCTTTACCCTGGAGCAACCTGGTGGTAAGGAAATCAATTACAACTACTACGACAGCAGCGCCCTCACCAAAGCCGTATACTCCTTTATCGTAGAAAGTATCCGCACACAGCTTGCCTGGAATTTAGACAAGGATATTTGTTATGTGATGGGCACTGGCAAAAACGCGGCCTTCTTTGAAGCCCTGAACAAAAAAGAACAGTTCTTCAAAAAGATCATTCCATTGGAACATCCGAGATTTGTGATGCAATACAAGGCCAAAACGAAGGATTTGTATATTGACAAATACCTGACTGTGATGAATATGATGTAA
- the cobN gene encoding cobaltochelatase subunit CobN — protein sequence MHLIATIPGGWNPNNDGVFMVEQQPGDIVFLSSADTEIHALNTAWHALYAAGNPLPSLRMANLVFLRQELSIDHYVENVVRHAKLVVCRLLGGKGYYSYLVETLRHYCGQWNIPVLFLPGYDAPDLELMEASTAPITVTDRVWKYFSAGGPRNLQYCLQYLWSCFLEMPAEVPPPVSLPDIFIALPGNDITDRNAFSMKADTRLPLVPIVIYRTHYVAGNTAPVEVLCEMLQQRGLQPMPVYVSNLRDAAVLEVLYRFLTDEGAVSPAVMLNTTSFSTKSLDDNEAEDTFIYSRLGVPVIQAVFASCTKEQWEAGLFGLPPTDVAINIALPEMDGRIIGTAVSFKSDNGKDPLTDSSTVSYQAYEPGCDRVVEMALHWVKLQQLNNAAKKVALIMPNYPNKDSRLANGVGLDTPASVVAILHALKEAGYATGTYMPADSAALMELLTHYITNDTATFYTRPYQVFLEEAVFFDWYRHLSPALREKVEQQWGNPEDAASYTEGRFALPGCMLGNIFVSIQPARGYNSDPKSIYHSPDLPPTFDYLAFYCWLHHQFKADAVVHTGKHGNLEWLPGKSVALGTDSCFPAALFPVLPHFYPFIVNDPGEGTQAKRRNHAVIIDHLVPPMARAENYGTLIKLEQLVDEYYEAASLDARRATLIRTSIRNLVKQEHLLEDLQTDGRDIDELLLKLDAYLCELKESQIRDGLHIFGRPPAGEQLHSLLVALHRLPGYGWPGITQAIARDMQLAFDPLNCDYAAPLALEGTTCRTTGDVVEHLEKTALSYMESLTAGVMPAAGPATTAVLTRIQQDTLPRVMATTDEITHLLKGLSGGYVPSGASGAPTRGRVGILPTGRNFYSVDVRSIPTETAWQLGQKSARLLIDRYLQEHGEYPRSIGLSVWGTATMRTGGDDLAQAFALMGVKPKWQAESRRVTDFEVISLIELRRPRIDVTLRISGFFRDAFPDMISLFNAVVAKLITLDESPEDNPIRARYLQEKNTWEQKGLSVEKAAEWASYRVFGSKPGAYGAGLQALIDEKNWTTREDLALVYMNWSAYAYHGRQQGVSAYEAFRNRLSNIQVVMHNQDNREHDILDSDDYYQFHGGMANAVEQVTGTQPIMYFGDHSRPENPRVKSLREELLKVYRSRVINEKWMAGMRRHGYKGAFEMAATMDYLFAYSATTGLIDDFMYEGITNAYLLNETNREFLQQSNPHALQDMSSRMLEAIQRGLWKEPSAEIKEQLMQLLLEQE from the coding sequence ATGCACCTGATCGCAACGATTCCCGGAGGCTGGAACCCTAATAACGACGGCGTTTTTATGGTGGAACAACAGCCTGGTGACATAGTCTTTCTTTCGTCCGCAGATACAGAGATTCATGCGCTGAATACAGCCTGGCATGCGCTATACGCAGCGGGTAATCCATTGCCCTCCCTGCGTATGGCTAATCTCGTGTTTCTGCGGCAGGAACTGTCTATCGATCATTACGTGGAAAATGTGGTCAGGCATGCAAAACTGGTGGTGTGCCGGCTGTTGGGCGGCAAAGGATATTACAGTTATCTGGTGGAAACACTCCGGCATTACTGCGGGCAGTGGAATATTCCGGTACTGTTTCTGCCCGGATACGATGCGCCGGACCTCGAGCTGATGGAAGCTTCTACTGCACCTATAACGGTAACGGATAGGGTATGGAAGTATTTTTCTGCGGGCGGTCCCCGGAACCTGCAGTATTGCCTGCAATATCTCTGGAGTTGTTTTCTGGAGATGCCAGCCGAAGTGCCACCACCTGTGTCTCTGCCAGATATTTTCATTGCCCTGCCGGGCAATGATATCACGGATAGAAATGCTTTCAGCATGAAGGCTGACACAAGGCTTCCGCTGGTGCCCATCGTTATTTACCGGACTCACTATGTGGCTGGTAACACCGCGCCGGTGGAGGTGTTGTGTGAGATGTTGCAACAGCGTGGGTTACAGCCCATGCCGGTATATGTGTCCAACCTCCGTGATGCAGCTGTGCTGGAAGTATTATACCGTTTCCTGACAGATGAGGGGGCGGTATCACCGGCTGTAATGCTCAATACCACCAGCTTTTCCACCAAATCGCTGGATGACAATGAAGCGGAAGATACGTTCATTTATTCACGATTAGGCGTGCCTGTTATACAGGCTGTTTTTGCTTCCTGCACAAAAGAACAGTGGGAAGCTGGCCTGTTTGGATTACCGCCTACAGATGTGGCGATCAATATAGCCCTTCCGGAAATGGATGGACGTATTATCGGCACAGCTGTATCGTTTAAGTCAGATAACGGTAAGGACCCGCTCACTGATTCCAGTACGGTATCTTATCAGGCTTATGAGCCAGGATGCGACAGGGTAGTGGAGATGGCGTTGCACTGGGTGAAGCTGCAACAGCTGAACAATGCTGCTAAAAAGGTGGCGCTCATCATGCCCAACTATCCCAATAAAGACAGCCGGCTGGCCAACGGGGTGGGGCTGGACACACCAGCCAGTGTGGTGGCTATCCTGCATGCCTTAAAAGAGGCAGGTTATGCAACAGGCACTTACATGCCGGCAGACAGCGCCGCACTGATGGAACTGCTGACGCATTACATCACCAACGATACCGCTACTTTTTATACCCGTCCTTATCAGGTTTTTCTGGAGGAAGCTGTGTTTTTCGACTGGTACCGGCATTTATCACCTGCCTTGCGTGAAAAGGTAGAACAACAGTGGGGTAATCCTGAAGACGCAGCAAGCTATACAGAAGGACGTTTTGCGCTGCCGGGCTGCATGCTGGGCAATATTTTTGTGAGCATACAGCCGGCACGTGGTTATAACAGTGATCCCAAAAGTATTTATCATAGTCCCGATCTGCCGCCGACCTTCGATTACCTGGCTTTTTACTGCTGGCTGCATCACCAGTTCAAAGCAGATGCAGTGGTACATACCGGCAAACATGGCAATCTGGAATGGCTGCCGGGAAAAAGTGTGGCATTGGGCACAGACAGCTGTTTCCCCGCCGCCCTGTTCCCTGTGTTACCTCATTTTTACCCCTTTATCGTCAACGATCCCGGCGAGGGTACACAGGCCAAACGCCGCAATCATGCCGTGATCATCGACCACCTGGTGCCGCCAATGGCAAGGGCTGAAAATTATGGTACACTCATCAAACTGGAACAGCTGGTGGACGAGTATTACGAAGCTGCCAGTCTGGATGCGCGCCGGGCCACGCTGATACGTACCAGCATCCGCAATCTGGTCAAACAGGAACATCTGCTGGAAGACCTGCAAACAGATGGTCGTGATATCGATGAGCTGTTACTGAAGCTGGACGCCTATCTCTGTGAACTGAAAGAATCACAGATCCGTGATGGCCTGCATATCTTTGGCCGCCCTCCTGCAGGTGAACAGCTGCATAGCTTGCTGGTGGCCCTGCACCGCCTGCCTGGTTATGGCTGGCCGGGTATTACCCAGGCTATAGCCCGGGATATGCAGTTGGCATTTGATCCGCTTAATTGCGATTATGCGGCACCGTTAGCCCTGGAAGGTACCACCTGTCGCACTACCGGTGATGTAGTGGAACACCTGGAAAAAACGGCCCTTAGTTATATGGAAAGTTTAACTGCAGGAGTTATGCCCGCCGCCGGACCAGCCACTACGGCCGTACTTACACGGATACAACAGGATACACTACCCCGGGTAATGGCTACTACAGATGAAATAACCCATTTGCTGAAAGGGCTGTCTGGTGGATATGTACCTTCGGGAGCCTCAGGAGCACCTACCCGCGGGAGGGTTGGCATATTGCCTACAGGTCGCAACTTTTACTCTGTGGATGTACGCAGCATCCCTACAGAAACGGCCTGGCAGCTTGGACAAAAGAGCGCCCGCCTGCTGATAGACCGTTACCTGCAGGAACATGGAGAGTATCCCCGCAGCATAGGACTGTCGGTATGGGGCACGGCTACCATGCGTACCGGCGGTGATGATCTGGCACAGGCTTTTGCGCTGATGGGCGTAAAACCCAAATGGCAAGCCGAAAGCCGTCGGGTAACAGATTTTGAAGTGATATCCCTCATAGAGCTGAGAAGACCGCGTATCGATGTTACTTTGCGTATCTCCGGCTTCTTCCGCGATGCGTTCCCGGATATGATCTCTCTCTTTAATGCGGTCGTGGCAAAGCTCATCACACTGGATGAATCGCCGGAAGACAATCCTATCCGCGCCCGTTATCTGCAGGAAAAAAATACCTGGGAACAAAAAGGACTCTCCGTTGAAAAAGCCGCGGAATGGGCGTCTTACCGTGTATTCGGCTCCAAGCCCGGAGCCTACGGTGCCGGTCTGCAGGCTTTGATCGATGAAAAAAACTGGACTACCCGGGAAGACCTGGCACTGGTATATATGAACTGGAGTGCCTACGCCTACCATGGGCGGCAGCAGGGTGTATCGGCCTATGAAGCATTCCGCAACCGCCTGTCCAATATCCAGGTGGTGATGCACAACCAGGACAACCGTGAGCATGATATCCTCGACTCCGACGATTATTACCAGTTTCACGGAGGAATGGCTAACGCAGTGGAGCAGGTGACGGGCACGCAGCCCATTATGTATTTCGGTGATCACTCCAGGCCCGAAAATCCGCGTGTTAAATCCCTTCGGGAAGAATTGCTGAAAGTATACCGCTCCCGTGTGATCAATGAAAAATGGATGGCTGGTATGCGCCGCCATGGCTATAAGGGCGCCTTCGAAATGGCCGCCACCATGGATTATCTTTTCGCATATAGTGCTACCACCGGCCTGATTGATGATTTTATGTATGAGGGAATCACCAATGCCTATCTGCTGAACGAGACCAACCGCGAGTTCCTTCAACAGTCAAATCCCCATGCACTGCAGGATATGAGCAGCCGTATGCTGGAGGCCATCCAGCGGGGCCTCTGGAAAGAACCTTCCGCAGAAATCAAAGAACAACTCATGCAATTATTACTGGAGCAGGAATAA